One Curtobacterium herbarum genomic window carries:
- a CDS encoding SGNH/GDSL hydrolase family protein — protein sequence MRHAPRPRWSTALLITGGVLTAASLAVGAAGPLPAAHADTGTSVGSAVAASSSSRGLHYVALGDSYASGFGVAPYGSGPAAGCAQSTTDYPHQVASSLGLRLDDRSCAGATTANVTRVPQPTGAGNVTAAPQVAALSASTDVVTISIGGNDLGFTDVVTNCIALGQDGPLFSDINGVSYDHCKDHYAPVVHGVERDRLAARIKNTVAPRLAQTFRTIAQRAPRAKVFVVGYPMIAPDAAQSPKGCFSSIIGDSGLEPPFPQNSFPFTGTDTAYFHKTEAELDGAIQSAAQARGFTYVSTFDGSSAHTACASAGSAWIAGLTLTDHPDPANSTKLGDTGYGLLFGSLHPNAAGVAYLRDQTVAAITRAHGHTHG from the coding sequence ATGCGTCATGCTCCTCGCCCGCGCTGGTCCACAGCGTTGTTGATCACCGGTGGAGTCCTCACGGCTGCGTCGCTCGCCGTCGGGGCCGCCGGGCCGCTTCCGGCAGCACACGCCGACACCGGCACGTCGGTCGGGTCCGCTGTGGCCGCCTCCTCGTCGTCCCGTGGCCTGCACTACGTGGCGCTCGGGGACTCGTACGCCTCCGGGTTCGGCGTGGCGCCCTACGGTTCGGGTCCCGCGGCCGGCTGCGCGCAGTCCACGACCGACTACCCGCACCAGGTCGCGTCCTCCCTGGGACTCCGACTCGACGACCGGAGCTGCGCGGGCGCGACGACCGCCAACGTCACCCGGGTGCCGCAGCCGACCGGTGCGGGGAACGTCACCGCCGCCCCGCAGGTCGCTGCGCTGTCCGCGAGCACCGACGTCGTCACGATCTCGATCGGCGGCAACGACCTGGGCTTCACCGACGTCGTCACGAACTGCATCGCGCTCGGCCAGGACGGTCCCCTGTTCTCCGACATCAACGGCGTGAGCTACGACCACTGCAAGGACCACTACGCCCCGGTGGTCCACGGTGTCGAGCGTGACCGGCTCGCCGCACGCATCAAGAACACGGTCGCGCCGCGGCTCGCACAGACCTTCCGGACGATCGCGCAGCGCGCGCCGCGGGCGAAGGTGTTCGTCGTCGGGTACCCGATGATCGCGCCGGACGCGGCCCAGTCCCCGAAGGGCTGCTTCTCGAGCATCATCGGTGACTCCGGGCTCGAGCCGCCGTTCCCGCAGAACTCGTTCCCGTTCACCGGCACCGACACCGCGTACTTCCACAAGACCGAGGCGGAGCTCGACGGAGCGATCCAGTCAGCGGCGCAGGCTCGTGGGTTCACCTACGTCTCGACGTTCGACGGGTCGTCCGCCCACACCGCGTGCGCCTCGGCGGGCTCGGCCTGGATCGCCGGGCTCACCCTGACGGACCACCCGGACCCGGCGAACAGCACGAAGCTAGGTGACACGGGCTACGG